CCCACGACATCGGCGTCGTCTCCGAGACCTGCGACGACATCTCCGTCCTCTACGGCGGGAAGGTGATGGAGCAGGGGGCGACCCGACACGTGCTCAAGCACCCAACCAACCCGTACACGATGGGGCTGAAGAACTCCTTCCCGGACATCGAGGACTTCGACCGACAGGCCGTCTCGATCCCGGGTTCGCTGCCCGATCTTACGGAGGAGCCGACGGGCTGTGTGTTCCGGAACCGCTGTCCGTTCGCCACCGAGGCGTGCGAGAACGGCCACCCGGAGTTGGAGACGGTCGAGAACCAGCGGTCGGCCTGCTACCACACCGACCGCGTCGAACAGCTCCGCGAGGAGGCGACCGACCCGGGGACCTGGGGGCTCGACCTCGCCGACCGCACGGGCGACCGCGAGCACGGCGAGACGGTGCTCAGCACCGACGACCTCTCGAAGTGGTTCACGCAGACCCAGGGGATGCTCGACCAGTTGCTGGGGAACGAGCCGAACTACGTCAAGGCGGTCAACGAGGTCGACCTCGACGTGCGCGAGAGCGAGATCGTCGGCATCGCCGGCGAGTCCGGCTGTGGGAAGTCGACGCTCGGCGAGGTCATCTCGGTGCTCCAGCCGCGGACCGACGGCGGTATCACGTTCCGCGGCAAGTCGGTCGACGACTACCTCGCCGACGGGCCCAAGGAGTTCCGCTCGAAGGTACAGTTCATTTTCCAGGACCCCTTCGACTCGCTGAACCCCCGACAGACGGTCCGCGCGGCGGTGGCCGAACCGCTGAAGATCCAGGGCCGCCAGCGCGGCGGCATCGAGGGGACGGTCAGAGAGACGCTCTCAGACGTCGGCCTCAACCCGCCCGAGAAGTACCTCGACAGCTACCCCCACCAGCTGTCGGGCGGCGAGCGCCAGCGCGTCGCCATCGCGCGGGCGCTCGTCCTCGATCCCGAACTGCTCATCTGCGACGAGCCGGCGTCGATGCTCGACGTCTCGCTGAAGGCCAGCATCCTCAACATCCTCCGCCAGATGGCCGACGAGCGCGACATCGGGATCGTCTACATCTCCCACGATCTGGCAAGCCTCTCGCAGATCACGGACCGCCTCGCCGTGATGTATCTGGGCCGGATCGTCGAGGTCGGGGAGACGCGCGAGATCGTCCAGGACCCGAAACACCCCTACGCCGCGTCGCTCCTGTCGGCCTCGCCGAACGCCGACCCGACCGAAAAACGAAAACGGGTGTTGCTCCCGGGCGAGCCGCCGAACCCAGTCAACCTCCCCGACGGCTGTAACTTCGCCCCGCGCTGCCCGAAGGCGACCGAAGAGTGCCGCACCACGGAACCAGAGCGGGCGACGTTCAGCGACGGCGACCACGAGGCCGCCTGCTACCACCCCGTCGAGCGCATCGAACGAGAGCTGCTGGCGGAGTACGAGTGACGTGAGTCGCTCGACTCGCCCCCGCCGGTCGGCCCTGTTCACACCCGCCGACGACGCCGAGATGCTCCACAAGGCCGTGGGGACCGACGCCGACGCGTTCATCTTCGACCTGGAGGACGCGGTCCACCCCTCGATGAAGGAGACGGCCCGCGCGAACGTCCGCGAGGTCGTCCCGGAGCTCGACGTGGCCCGGGAGGTGGCAGTGCGGATCAACGCGCCCAGCACCGACTGGTTCGCGCGCGACGTGGCCACCGCCGTCGACGCCGGGGCGGACGCCGTGGCGCTTCCGATGGTCGAGTCGGGCCGCGACGTCCGCGAGACGTGGGCGACGCTTACGGCGTTGACCGACGATCCGCCCCTGCTCCGGGCGACG
This Salinigranum marinum DNA region includes the following protein-coding sequences:
- a CDS encoding ABC transporter ATP-binding protein is translated as MSLLEVEDLRIRYRTSEDDVHAVNGVSFSVDAGDNYGLVGESGCGKSTIAHSILGLLDDNARIDSGTVTFDGQDLLDLSEREWRDVRWQQISYIPQSAMDSLDPVMSVGAQITQAIRKHRDVSKATARERVAEVFDIVGLDPDRISDYPHQFSGGMRQRVTIAMALALDPDLIIADEPTTGLDVIVQDKIIHKLMEIQAEIDSSLLLITHDIGVVSETCDDISVLYGGKVMEQGATRHVLKHPTNPYTMGLKNSFPDIEDFDRQAVSIPGSLPDLTEEPTGCVFRNRCPFATEACENGHPELETVENQRSACYHTDRVEQLREEATDPGTWGLDLADRTGDREHGETVLSTDDLSKWFTQTQGMLDQLLGNEPNYVKAVNEVDLDVRESEIVGIAGESGCGKSTLGEVISVLQPRTDGGITFRGKSVDDYLADGPKEFRSKVQFIFQDPFDSLNPRQTVRAAVAEPLKIQGRQRGGIEGTVRETLSDVGLNPPEKYLDSYPHQLSGGERQRVAIARALVLDPELLICDEPASMLDVSLKASILNILRQMADERDIGIVYISHDLASLSQITDRLAVMYLGRIVEVGETREIVQDPKHPYAASLLSASPNADPTEKRKRVLLPGEPPNPVNLPDGCNFAPRCPKATEECRTTEPERATFSDGDHEAACYHPVERIERELLAEYE